In a genomic window of Acidobacteriota bacterium:
- a CDS encoding DUF1294 domain-containing protein gives MKTKLLLILALYLVASLITFIAYALDKRAARKGNWRTPENTLHLLALIGGWPGALTARKLLRHKTKKQPFRTIFWATVVLNCAACAALFTPAADELWRSVGQWPFSCGWFGIQSR, from the coding sequence GTGAAAACCAAGCTCCTCCTGATCCTGGCGCTCTACCTGGTCGCCAGTCTCATCACTTTCATCGCCTATGCCCTCGACAAGCGAGCCGCGCGGAAGGGGAATTGGCGCACCCCAGAGAACACCCTCCACCTGCTGGCGCTGATCGGCGGCTGGCCCGGGGCGTTGACGGCGCGGAAGCTGTTACGCCACAAGACGAAGAAGCAGCCGTTTCGAACGATCTTCTGGGCCACCGTCGTGCTCAACTGTGCGGCTTGCGCCGCATTGTTCACCCCCGCGGCTGACGAGCTGTGGCGGTCAGTGGGGCAGTGGCCTTTCTCTTGCGGATGGTTCGGGATA